One genomic window of Deltaproteobacteria bacterium includes the following:
- a CDS encoding Hsp20/alpha crystallin family protein, giving the protein MKPKSTIDKINMELGDIAIETIKTWMYADIGIPDIKSDIYEKQDELIIEMDVPGVDAGHVECFVQNNVVYVYGEKFEVVEHNIIRYGQVERTFGSFTKIIPIQSTCDTRNIKAVLKNGVLKIILKKIQDRRVSKIRIKIEKGS; this is encoded by the coding sequence ATGAAACCGAAAAGCACAATAGATAAAATAAATATGGAACTTGGCGATATTGCAATAGAAACAATAAAGACTTGGATGTATGCGGATATTGGTATACCCGATATTAAAAGTGACATCTACGAAAAACAGGATGAACTTATCATAGAGATGGATGTTCCTGGTGTAGATGCCGGGCATGTAGAGTGCTTTGTGCAGAACAATGTAGTTTATGTTTACGGAGAGAAATTCGAAGTAGTTGAGCATAATATTATTAGATACGGTCAGGTAGAAAGGACCTTTGGAAGCTTTACTAAAATAATACCGATACAGTCCACGTGTGATACCAGGAATATAAAAGCAGTATTAAAGAATGGTGTATTGAAGATTATCCTCAAAAAAATACAGGATAGAAGAGTTAGTAAAATAAGGATAAAAATAGAAAAAGGATCATGA
- a CDS encoding penicillin-binding protein activator — protein MRYRFLSISLLLVIVYSCAPRIVYEGRMMNVEQVISIVRNKASEHEKKHDLIEAIKLYASIPKIYKDSIYAPYGLFKAGELSMKLKLYNDARGYYNQIITQYSNSRYSYNAMIGSGVIDMIETQYSNAADQFKSAIKRSEGDKKGRAYFLLGEAYYMGDKYRDACNAYAHSMTLFSNKPDIELSRMMIDKIVNAYLSDNDAKQLLKGAYTVYETSLLQLKLARAMLSSNNYMAALKLLNAIIASGIPYPEVMNTAISLKQQIESIVNVDMKHIGCILPLSGEMAPFGEQVLKGIELAIGFSGTNGSGYRLFIGDSKGVPEEAVKQAEELVKKDHVSAIIGPLLNATSQEVAYEMQEYGVPDITINQNSNITKVGSYIFQNSLTSADQARNIVDYSMKVLGINSYAVLYPESNYGESMMRSFVEEVLQNGGSINGLEGYDTTETDYKVQIKKLIGTYYLDLRKADILKLPRDQRSKPPPIIDFKAIFIPDYYEKIAMIAPELLYYDVNNVQLLGGNGWSSEALIKLGGRYVDGSIYVDGFFTQSTDPAVVQFVNKYNSEFSVEPTILSALGYDTANILINAIKDAKTRKDIRNNIMGLKNYNGVTGITTYDGSRVPVKKLYILKVYGNRIIEVGH, from the coding sequence ATGAGATATAGGTTTTTATCAATATCTCTCTTATTGGTAATCGTATACAGTTGTGCTCCCAGGATTGTTTATGAAGGCAGGATGATGAACGTAGAACAGGTGATAAGTATTGTCAGGAACAAGGCATCCGAACATGAAAAAAAACATGATCTTATAGAAGCCATAAAGCTGTACGCATCAATACCAAAGATATACAAGGACAGCATTTATGCACCCTATGGATTATTTAAGGCCGGTGAGCTTTCAATGAAATTAAAATTATATAATGATGCCAGGGGCTATTACAATCAGATAATAACACAGTATTCAAACAGCAGATACTCATACAATGCAATGATTGGTTCCGGGGTTATCGATATGATAGAGACTCAATACAGCAATGCAGCGGATCAATTTAAATCAGCCATTAAACGGTCAGAAGGCGATAAAAAAGGAAGAGCATATTTTTTGCTTGGCGAGGCATATTATATGGGAGATAAGTATCGGGATGCATGTAATGCTTATGCTCATTCAATGACTCTATTCTCCAATAAACCCGATATAGAGCTTTCACGTATGATGATTGATAAAATCGTTAATGCCTATCTTAGTGATAATGATGCAAAGCAACTTCTAAAAGGAGCGTATACGGTATATGAGACGTCGCTTCTACAGCTAAAGCTTGCCAGGGCTATGCTCTCTTCAAATAATTACATGGCAGCGCTAAAACTTTTAAATGCGATAATAGCCTCCGGCATTCCATACCCTGAGGTCATGAATACGGCAATTTCTTTGAAGCAACAAATCGAATCTATCGTTAATGTGGATATGAAACACATAGGCTGCATTCTGCCTTTAAGCGGAGAAATGGCTCCTTTTGGTGAACAGGTGTTAAAAGGTATAGAACTTGCTATCGGATTTTCAGGAACCAATGGATCAGGTTATAGGCTTTTTATAGGGGATTCAAAAGGTGTACCCGAAGAGGCTGTTAAACAGGCAGAGGAATTAGTTAAAAAAGATCATGTGTCTGCAATCATTGGTCCATTGCTGAATGCCACTTCTCAGGAGGTTGCTTATGAAATGCAGGAGTACGGTGTTCCGGACATAACAATTAATCAGAATTCGAATATCACGAAAGTAGGCAGTTATATATTCCAGAACAGCCTTACATCCGCGGATCAGGCAAGAAATATTGTTGACTATTCAATGAAAGTGCTCGGCATAAATAGTTATGCAGTACTGTATCCGGAATCTAATTATGGTGAAAGTATGATGCGTTCTTTTGTAGAAGAAGTATTGCAAAACGGCGGTTCAATAAATGGTCTTGAAGGATATGATACTACAGAAACAGATTATAAAGTCCAGATCAAAAAGCTTATAGGTACATATTATCTCGATCTACGGAAAGCAGATATCTTAAAATTACCGCGAGATCAACGTTCTAAACCCCCGCCGATAATAGATTTTAAAGCGATTTTTATTCCCGATTATTATGAAAAAATTGCAATGATTGCACCGGAATTGCTCTACTATGATGTTAACAATGTTCAGTTATTAGGCGGCAATGGCTGGAGCAGTGAAGCCCTTATCAAACTCGGCGGCAGGTACGTTGATGGTTCTATATATGTAGATGGTTTTTTTACTCAGAGTACCGATCCAGCAGTAGTGCAATTTGTGAACAAATACAACTCCGAGTTTTCGGTTGAGCCGACTATCCTATCAGCACTTGGTTATGATACAGCCAATATCCTTATTAATGCTATTAAGGATGCTAAGACAAGAAAGGATATAAGAAACAACATTATGGGGCTTAAAAATTATAACGGTGTTACAGGTATTACAACGTACGATGGCAGTAGAGTGCCGGTTAAAAAACTTTACATATTAAAGGTATATGGTAATAGAATAATCGAGGTGGGGCATTGA
- a CDS encoding phospholipase D-like domain-containing protein, translated as MRKITTYILCITLLLIAYNLAYAESYKDIDDFKLLEDKEYYSYLIKDIGAARHSIDIIMYLFKPTGYRNGLPDHILDSIESKHKQGVNVIVLLNIDDRYKNNGKAVSVNDSNTSVAKDLEKRGIRVYFDSPKRITHAKVIIIDKRIVYIGSHNFTQSALKYNHEISVRIVSSDLAEMLLRYMEVIEHEI; from the coding sequence ATGCGTAAAATTACTACCTACATTTTGTGCATAACGCTATTATTGATAGCGTATAACTTAGCTTACGCGGAGTCGTATAAAGATATAGATGATTTTAAACTCCTTGAGGATAAAGAATATTATAGTTATCTTATAAAAGATATAGGTGCGGCGAGACATAGCATAGACATAATTATGTACTTGTTCAAACCAACAGGTTATAGAAACGGATTACCGGATCATATCCTTGACTCAATAGAGAGTAAACATAAACAGGGTGTTAATGTGATAGTACTTTTGAATATAGATGATAGATATAAGAACAACGGAAAAGCTGTATCGGTAAATGATTCAAACACTTCTGTAGCAAAGGATCTCGAAAAAAGGGGTATAAGGGTTTATTTCGATTCACCTAAAAGAATAACTCACGCAAAGGTCATTATAATTGACAAGCGTATCGTTTACATAGGCAGTCATAATTTTACTCAAAGTGCGTTGAAATATAATCATGAAATAAGTGTAAGGATTGTTTCATCCGATTTAGCAGAAATGCTTTTAAGATACATGGAGGTCATAGAACATGAGATATAG
- a CDS encoding bifunctional serine/threonine-protein kinase/formylglycine-generating enzyme family protein has translation MRCYKCLKEVPAGVEKCPHCGQILFPKFSKNNPEQKYKTGQESIESANGGKSSTPVQKSAIFHVGDIILSRYEVRELLNSKGLGNTYKVRDKTRKKIFVLKTIQPSLLSSQKIKNQLFNIMKILKELKLPEIAIIYDYGEIETTPYIVTEYIEGLTLRKLLDVRRDMKRFFKGEELESILRHLCKALITAHNNGIVHGDLKPENIFILPNGIKITDFGIASALSPLDFASIQQDLGYAYAYIAPEIIIGGALAKVSDIYSLGVITYEMLTGLIPSGVVSPPSTYNKELFPDIDRVVLNAIQQDYEKRAQYITDFYKTLVHLFGKEPDAFEEKQWETKEQQGIEEAGKLHTEIDKELLMYIDTEGTSIPHTNLEEASKKETANPSEPRQQIIENLPLIEEKHSPVRQPEPESDIVQEQQLEPKKVPLIPSPEKVKEKLAKKSPIGLITVISAGTAIISAVIVWMVLKPSHEIIASRITPSQMASTQITQSQMTSTRKTKSQMTASTIKHVLRKVIKHTKPVEKAKIIPHQLQQPESIAKPIEQRKEKLPVKPEKEVNAAVVPEKLITPPAPKPQCPDNMVYIPAGSFIMGSSPSDPMRDFSEKPNVKTYIDSFCIDKYEYPDKKGVIPVVDINFYTAKQICSEENKNLCTEAEWEKACKGSGNLKYPYGNKWDDSKCNTQTSDGTNRSIAPSGSFIGCASGYGVYDMSGNVMEWTDNVFSSADTRYKVVKGGSYTRPDWGTRCASRYNMLPNSTSPEVGFRCCSNPLK, from the coding sequence GTGAGATGTTATAAATGCCTTAAAGAAGTTCCTGCGGGTGTAGAAAAGTGTCCTCATTGCGGTCAGATTTTGTTTCCCAAATTTTCAAAAAACAATCCGGAGCAAAAATATAAAACAGGGCAAGAATCAATAGAATCAGCAAATGGAGGAAAGTCAAGCACCCCTGTACAGAAATCAGCGATTTTTCATGTTGGAGATATAATACTCTCCAGATACGAAGTAAGGGAGTTACTCAACTCTAAGGGCCTTGGGAACACGTACAAAGTAAGAGATAAAACTCGAAAAAAGATTTTTGTACTCAAAACCATACAACCCTCGTTGCTTTCATCGCAAAAGATAAAAAACCAGTTGTTCAACATTATGAAGATACTGAAAGAGCTAAAGCTGCCGGAGATTGCGATCATATATGATTATGGGGAGATAGAAACTACTCCATATATTGTTACAGAGTACATAGAGGGGCTGACGCTCAGAAAATTGCTTGATGTAAGAAGAGACATGAAGCGTTTCTTTAAAGGTGAAGAACTCGAATCCATACTTAGACATCTGTGCAAAGCATTGATTACCGCCCATAATAACGGCATTGTTCATGGTGATTTAAAACCTGAAAATATCTTCATACTTCCAAACGGTATAAAGATCACGGATTTTGGCATTGCAAGCGCGCTCTCGCCATTAGACTTCGCATCAATACAGCAAGATCTCGGGTATGCTTATGCATACATAGCCCCGGAGATCATCATAGGTGGGGCATTGGCAAAAGTAAGTGACATATATTCACTCGGGGTTATAACCTATGAGATGCTAACAGGGCTTATACCTTCCGGCGTAGTAAGCCCGCCGAGCACCTATAATAAAGAACTTTTCCCGGACATTGACAGAGTAGTTTTGAATGCCATACAGCAGGATTATGAAAAACGGGCTCAATACATAACCGATTTCTATAAAACACTCGTGCACTTATTTGGAAAAGAACCGGATGCCTTTGAAGAAAAACAATGGGAAACAAAAGAACAGCAAGGAATAGAAGAGGCTGGCAAACTGCATACAGAAATCGATAAAGAATTATTAATGTATATAGACACGGAAGGGACAAGTATCCCTCATACTAATCTTGAGGAGGCATCTAAAAAAGAAACAGCAAACCCTTCGGAACCCCGGCAGCAAATTATAGAAAATCTTCCTCTGATAGAAGAAAAACACTCACCTGTTAGACAGCCAGAGCCTGAAAGCGATATCGTTCAAGAACAACAGTTAGAGCCTAAAAAGGTACCGTTAATACCTTCTCCAGAAAAGGTTAAGGAGAAACTCGCTAAGAAATCTCCAATCGGACTTATAACAGTTATAAGTGCTGGTACTGCAATTATATCAGCAGTCATTGTATGGATGGTTTTGAAGCCATCTCACGAGATAATAGCATCTCGTATTACTCCATCTCAGATGGCTTCAACTCAAATAACCCAATCTCAGATGACTTCAACTCGAAAAACCAAATCTCAGATGACTGCATCTACTATAAAACATGTCCTAAGAAAGGTCATAAAACATACAAAACCTGTTGAAAAAGCAAAAATCATACCGCACCAGTTACAACAGCCTGAAAGCATTGCAAAGCCGATAGAACAAAGAAAAGAAAAGCTACCTGTAAAACCTGAAAAAGAGGTAAATGCAGCTGTAGTGCCGGAGAAACTCATTACACCACCTGCACCAAAACCTCAATGCCCTGATAACATGGTATATATACCTGCCGGCAGCTTTATAATGGGCAGTTCTCCTTCCGATCCTATGAGAGATTTTTCAGAAAAACCAAATGTAAAAACATACATAGATAGCTTTTGTATTGATAAATATGAGTACCCGGATAAAAAAGGCGTAATACCTGTAGTAGATATAAATTTCTATACCGCCAAACAGATCTGTAGCGAAGAAAATAAAAACCTTTGTACTGAAGCTGAATGGGAAAAAGCATGTAAAGGATCCGGCAATCTCAAGTACCCTTATGGAAATAAATGGGATGATTCAAAATGCAATACGCAAACATCCGACGGAACGAACAGGTCTATTGCACCATCAGGGAGTTTTATAGGATGTGCGAGCGGTTATGGTGTTTACGATATGAGTGGAAATGTAATGGAGTGGACTGATAATGTTTTTTCATCGGCAGATACTCGGTATAAGGTAGTAAAAGGGGGCTCTTATACAAGGCCTGACTGGGGGACACGCTGTGCATCCAGATACAATATGCTACCCAATTCAACGAGCCCTGAAGTGGGATTCAGATGTTGCAGCAACCCGTTGAAATGA
- a CDS encoding outer membrane lipoprotein-sorting protein gives MKKITIFSILPVVLPLIVNASAPLTGNEVLQKIDNQQLTKDKTSVAVMKLIDSSGTTVERTLKMYMKGANDKLIRFLSPADIKGTAFLSRGSENMWLYLPALSRVRRIAGYASHGDFMGSDFNYRDLSSSGLAEDFNAAIDSYKDHEYALTLTPKKSGSAYSKVKLWVKDDTFVPLKIEFYDPSGKLLKILTNTEMKEINGKWFPMSMEMRNVQENHTTYIIVKEMKINTGLSNRDFTERALKE, from the coding sequence ATGAAGAAGATAACAATATTTTCAATATTACCAGTCGTTCTACCCTTAATTGTAAACGCATCTGCACCTTTAACCGGGAATGAAGTGTTACAAAAAATCGATAACCAGCAATTAACAAAGGATAAAACGAGTGTGGCTGTAATGAAGCTTATTGATAGCAGCGGCACAACAGTAGAAAGAACATTAAAAATGTATATGAAAGGTGCCAATGATAAGCTTATAAGGTTCTTATCACCTGCCGATATTAAAGGAACTGCCTTCCTATCAAGAGGCAGCGAGAATATGTGGTTATATCTGCCTGCTTTAAGCAGGGTAAGACGTATCGCCGGATATGCATCACACGGGGATTTTATGGGTTCTGATTTTAATTATAGAGATCTAAGCTCGAGCGGGCTTGCAGAGGACTTTAATGCGGCCATTGATAGTTATAAAGATCATGAATATGCATTGACCCTTACGCCCAAAAAGTCCGGCTCAGCGTACAGTAAGGTAAAGCTCTGGGTAAAGGATGATACCTTTGTACCGTTAAAGATAGAATTTTATGATCCTTCCGGAAAGCTCTTGAAAATTCTGACAAATACAGAGATGAAAGAGATCAACGGTAAATGGTTCCCGATGTCTATGGAAATGCGTAACGTGCAGGAAAATCATACAACGTACATCATCGTAAAGGAAATGAAGATCAATACAGGATTATCCAATAGAGACTTTACGGAGAGGGCACTTAAAGAATGA
- a CDS encoding VIT1/CCC1 transporter family protein, with product MNKNTLEQNMMLSLMAFQKNEITEHFVYKRLSDNSKDKNKEVLQKICDDELRHYDIWKRYTKIDIKPSRIKIFFYIAIVKLFSLTFAIKIMEKGEDRAQLAYRRISDQFKETAEIIEDEEKHERELISLIDEDKLNYISSMILGLNDALVEITGTLAGLSFAFQKTHLIGVAGLITGIAAALSMMSSEYLAKKSDRNDKNPFKASMYTGVAYIIAVALLVAPFFIFQSYHLAILLSIITAVVIIFFFTYFISVTKEVPFLSRFLEMSLISIGVAGLSFLIGYGLRMFLHVSV from the coding sequence ATGAATAAAAACACTTTGGAACAGAACATGATGCTGTCTCTGATGGCTTTTCAAAAAAATGAAATTACAGAACATTTTGTTTATAAAAGGCTTTCTGATAACTCAAAAGATAAAAATAAAGAAGTATTACAGAAAATATGCGATGACGAGCTTCGTCATTATGATATATGGAAAAGATATACGAAAATAGATATAAAACCGAGCAGAATAAAAATCTTTTTCTACATTGCTATTGTTAAGCTATTCAGTTTAACTTTTGCCATAAAGATTATGGAAAAAGGAGAAGATAGGGCGCAGCTTGCTTACAGGCGGATATCCGATCAATTTAAAGAGACGGCAGAAATAATTGAAGATGAAGAGAAGCACGAGAGAGAACTAATATCTTTAATTGATGAAGATAAACTCAATTACATAAGCTCCATGATCCTCGGATTAAATGATGCACTTGTGGAGATCACAGGTACACTTGCAGGTTTATCTTTTGCATTCCAGAAAACGCACCTTATAGGGGTAGCAGGTTTGATCACAGGTATCGCAGCGGCTTTATCGATGATGTCATCAGAGTATCTTGCAAAAAAATCAGACCGGAATGATAAAAATCCTTTTAAAGCTTCAATGTATACCGGTGTGGCTTATATAATTGCTGTGGCATTACTTGTTGCCCCATTTTTTATTTTTCAAAGCTATCATCTTGCCATATTATTATCCATTATCACTGCTGTTGTTATTATATTTTTTTTCACCTACTTCATTTCTGTAACAAAAGAAGTACCGTTCTTGAGCAGGTTTCTTGAGATGAGCTTGATCAGCATTGGAGTTGCGGGTTTATCTTTTTTGATTGGCTATGGGTTAAGGATGTTTTTGCATGTAAGCGTTTAA
- a CDS encoding tetratricopeptide repeat protein, with product MKDKEHYKLGKEYFLDNKYDLAMKHFTIFEKNNRDYADVYNMLGVIYYLKGNIKDAIGSLERSLELNPTYLEAATSLSIIYNDIGQYEKAKNVLNKVKESSHTKTIKEMEDKLIYSRLANMHAKLGDLYTEIDNYDSAIEEYQKALKLQPVYVDIKTKLALALRTKGLIAQAIKELEEVQMINADYIPAKVNLGILYYLMGRYDDAIVELEDVLRREPKNGIANIYIKAAKNGLMKKQNA from the coding sequence ATGAAAGATAAAGAGCATTACAAGCTTGGCAAAGAATATTTCCTTGATAATAAATATGATCTTGCAATGAAACATTTTACAATCTTTGAAAAGAACAATAGAGATTATGCTGATGTTTATAACATGCTTGGAGTGATTTATTATCTAAAGGGCAATATAAAGGATGCGATAGGTTCGCTCGAAAGATCTCTTGAACTAAACCCAACGTATCTGGAAGCAGCAACAAGTTTATCCATTATTTATAACGATATAGGGCAATATGAGAAAGCAAAAAACGTGTTAAATAAGGTTAAAGAATCGTCACACACAAAAACCATAAAAGAGATGGAAGATAAACTTATCTATTCCAGGCTTGCAAATATGCATGCAAAACTCGGAGATCTTTATACAGAAATAGACAATTATGATAGTGCAATAGAGGAATATCAAAAGGCTTTAAAACTTCAACCCGTTTATGTTGATATAAAAACAAAACTAGCTTTAGCATTAAGAACAAAAGGACTTATTGCACAAGCTATAAAGGAGCTTGAAGAAGTCCAGATGATAAATGCCGATTATATACCTGCGAAGGTTAATCTCGGGATACTATACTATCTAATGGGTAGATACGATGATGCAATTGTCGAACTTGAAGATGTGCTCAGGAGAGAGCCTAAAAATGGAATTGCCAATATATATATTAAAGCTGCTAAGAATGGATTGATGAAGAAACAAAATGCGTAA
- a CDS encoding mechanosensitive ion channel family protein, whose protein sequence is MTKREITNTIKLLVFFIIIGIIAGVSLHLIAIHTKMIPMGFSSIIDAAIIFILGMIIIKVIQRFIANTFMYISEDNAGVLKFFINLIVYSALLIIIFSVLGINVTNILLGATFLGIVLGLAAQTILSNLFAGIIILFAKPFKIGDRITVVTWQWGVSPSTYQHEALKPGYTGMVKDVNLLFTTIKEDNGMELKAPNNVLMSALITNYSGVKKRITRVRFELDKKVEPGAFKKALESYLDQDEIILKEPSPAIRTVDLTLNSYFIAVEVYSEEINEDPVRDIILNFCLNYTKGVKQN, encoded by the coding sequence ATGACAAAAAGAGAAATAACAAACACTATAAAGCTATTGGTATTCTTCATAATTATAGGGATCATAGCAGGTGTCTCATTACATTTAATAGCAATACATACAAAAATGATTCCTATGGGTTTTTCTTCTATAATCGATGCTGCCATAATCTTTATTTTAGGTATGATAATTATTAAGGTAATACAGAGATTTATAGCCAACACATTCATGTATATAAGTGAAGACAATGCAGGTGTTTTAAAATTTTTTATCAACCTCATTGTATACTCAGCCTTACTCATTATTATCTTTTCTGTACTTGGCATTAATGTCACAAACATACTGCTTGGTGCCACATTTCTTGGTATAGTTTTAGGCCTTGCAGCCCAGACAATATTATCTAATTTATTTGCGGGTATTATTATCCTTTTTGCCAAGCCTTTCAAGATAGGAGATAGAATCACTGTTGTGACATGGCAATGGGGAGTATCTCCATCTACTTATCAACATGAGGCCCTTAAACCAGGATATACAGGCATGGTTAAAGATGTAAACCTTTTATTTACAACCATAAAAGAAGATAACGGCATGGAATTAAAAGCACCAAATAATGTACTTATGTCTGCACTTATCACGAATTATTCGGGAGTGAAAAAGCGGATAACAAGGGTGAGATTTGAGCTCGATAAAAAAGTTGAGCCTGGTGCATTTAAAAAGGCTCTGGAATCGTATCTTGATCAGGATGAAATTATATTAAAAGAACCTTCACCGGCCATAAGAACAGTGGATTTAACTTTGAACAGCTATTTCATAGCAGTAGAAGTGTATTCGGAAGAGATAAATGAAGATCCCGTCAGAGATATAATACTTAATTTTTGTTTAAATTATACTAAAGGGGTAAAACAGAATTAA
- a CDS encoding 1-acyl-sn-glycerol-3-phosphate acyltransferase: MRSYITFVGIIIYTAVVATLAIIIGLFDPTGNIVFFISRIWAWLILKTAGIKVDIEGFDKLDKNKSYIFMSNHISHIDTAAIVFKSPLELRFFAKKELLKIPVFGLAVYLGRHVIINRKNIILARKSIEQARRRMLKYGFSIILFPEGTRSLTGKIGPFKKGGFVLAIESGFSIVPIGIKGSFEILPSHSLLVKSGTIRVKIGKPIQVDQYNMDNKEVLIDKVRAEIENLSS, from the coding sequence ATGAGATCGTATATTACATTTGTTGGAATTATTATCTATACCGCCGTTGTAGCGACATTAGCAATAATAATAGGTTTATTTGATCCAACGGGTAATATTGTATTTTTTATTTCAAGGATCTGGGCATGGCTGATACTTAAAACCGCCGGTATAAAAGTGGATATTGAAGGATTTGATAAACTCGATAAAAACAAATCTTACATTTTTATGTCCAATCACATAAGCCACATTGATACGGCAGCTATTGTATTCAAATCACCCTTGGAATTAAGATTTTTTGCAAAAAAAGAACTGCTGAAGATTCCGGTTTTTGGCTTGGCAGTGTATTTGGGCAGGCACGTTATTATTAATAGAAAAAACATTATATTGGCAAGAAAGAGTATTGAACAAGCAAGAAGGCGTATGCTTAAATATGGATTTTCTATTATACTTTTCCCTGAAGGTACAAGAAGCTTGACCGGCAAAATAGGGCCGTTTAAAAAGGGCGGATTCGTACTTGCTATAGAATCAGGCTTTTCAATTGTTCCTATTGGAATAAAAGGAAGTTTTGAGATTTTACCTTCTCATTCATTATTGGTAAAATCAGGCACAATAAGGGTTAAGATAGGTAAACCCATACAAGTTGATCAATACAATATGGATAATAAAGAGGTACTTATTGATAAGGTGAGAGCTGAAATTGAAAACTTGAGTTCTTAG